From Halotia branconii CENA392, the proteins below share one genomic window:
- a CDS encoding dihydroorotase, whose product MPSLESLLIRHAHIILPNGELMLGDVLTHDRQIIEVASEISTTTPTTVIDAQGLTLLPGVIDPQVHFREPGLEHKEDLFTASCACAKGGVTSFLEMPNTRPLTTTQQALDDKLQRASNKCLVNYGFFIGATTENLPDLLLAKPTPGIKIFMGSMHGQLLVDQDAALEAIFAQGNRLIAVHAEDQSRINQRRQEFAGIHDPAVHSQIQDNQAALLATKLALQLSQKYQRRLHILHMSTAEEAELLRQDKPSWVTAEVTPQHLLLNTSAYEKIGTLAQMNPPLRSPHDNQVLWQALQDGVIDFIATDHAPHTLAEKAQEYPNSPSGMPGVETSLALMLTAATQGRCTVAQVANWMSTSVAKAYGIANKGAIAPGYDADLVLVDLNTFRPVRREELLTKCRWSPFEGWNLTGWAVTTIVGGQIVYDKGQLNTEVRGRALTFS is encoded by the coding sequence AACGCACGATCGCCAGATCATCGAAGTTGCATCAGAAATTTCTACGACAACACCAACTACAGTAATTGACGCACAAGGGTTAACTTTGTTGCCAGGAGTTATAGATCCCCAAGTGCATTTCCGCGAACCTGGCTTAGAACACAAAGAAGACTTATTTACAGCCAGTTGTGCTTGTGCCAAAGGTGGAGTTACCTCCTTTTTGGAAATGCCCAACACTCGTCCTCTGACAACTACCCAACAAGCTTTAGACGACAAACTGCAACGTGCCTCTAACAAGTGTTTGGTTAATTATGGCTTTTTTATTGGGGCAACGACAGAAAATCTGCCAGATTTACTTTTAGCCAAACCAACACCGGGAATTAAGATTTTTATGGGGTCGATGCATGGTCAGCTGCTAGTTGATCAAGATGCAGCCTTAGAAGCAATATTTGCTCAAGGCAATCGCTTAATTGCTGTTCATGCCGAAGACCAAAGCAGAATTAACCAACGCCGCCAAGAATTTGCCGGGATTCACGACCCCGCAGTTCACTCTCAGATTCAAGATAATCAAGCTGCACTTTTAGCAACAAAATTGGCATTACAACTTTCTCAAAAATATCAGCGCCGTCTGCATATCCTACACATGTCAACGGCCGAAGAAGCAGAACTGCTGCGTCAAGATAAACCGAGTTGGGTAACAGCGGAGGTAACGCCACAACATTTGTTGTTAAATACCAGTGCTTATGAAAAAATTGGTACATTGGCACAAATGAATCCACCGTTGCGATCGCCTCACGATAATCAAGTTCTCTGGCAAGCTTTGCAAGATGGTGTAATTGATTTCATCGCCACAGATCATGCGCCTCACACCTTGGCAGAAAAAGCTCAAGAATATCCTAATAGTCCTTCTGGAATGCCTGGGGTAGAAACTTCTCTGGCTTTGATGTTAACTGCTGCTACTCAAGGGCGGTGTACGGTTGCCCAAGTTGCTAATTGGATGTCAACATCTGTAGCTAAAGCATACGGCATTGCCAATAAGGGTGCGATCGCTCCTGGTTACGATGCTGATTTAGTACTGGTAGATTTGAACACATTCCGCCCAGTCCGGCGCGAAGAACTGTTAACCAAGTGTCGCTGGAGTCCTTTTGAAGGCTGGAACCTCACAGGATGGGCTGTAACAACCATTGTTGGTGGTCAGATTGTTTATGACAAAGGTCAATTAAATACAGAAGTACGAGGCCGAGCATTAACTTTTTCGTAG
- a CDS encoding IS701 family transposase, whose amino-acid sequence MKETTPTAMPPCFEKWCQRFDDVFGHKAQKREFRHYLGGLLGESERKNLFQLAENAVGVNYHRLHHFLTDSPWSATKVNERRLEVMNKCSQTKISRGFSLIIDDSGHRKSGNFTEGVGRQYIGEIGKTDNGIVVVTTHLYDGRKSLPLDIELYQHADSLPEGKQDPLFEKKTEIAIKLIDQTRERGYQPGIVIVDAGYGNNTSFLLELENRKLKYLGGIAKNRKVTISEQENNQRTIRIDELAKSIPQEAFSETQLNLDKPRKVWVATFEVEISRLEGKRSIAIVMNAATFSDATDIDYFITNVSTSVVTSEWIVNTYSQRNWVEVFYREAKGFLGLKEYQVRDKTSLMRHFILVFCAYTFVLWHQLTGGFRRRWATKPLNTFTEALEAFRTAISFRFIEWLTVNRDVFAAHKASFGFIWA is encoded by the coding sequence ATGAAAGAGACAACTCCCACAGCTATGCCCCCATGCTTTGAAAAATGGTGTCAAAGGTTTGACGATGTATTTGGTCATAAAGCGCAAAAAAGGGAGTTTAGACATTATTTAGGGGGGTTGTTAGGAGAAAGCGAACGGAAAAACTTGTTCCAGCTCGCAGAAAATGCCGTAGGAGTAAATTACCACCGATTACACCACTTTTTGACAGATTCCCCTTGGTCGGCCACAAAGGTGAATGAACGACGCTTAGAGGTAATGAACAAGTGTAGTCAGACTAAAATCAGTAGGGGATTTAGCTTGATAATTGATGATTCAGGGCATAGGAAAAGTGGTAACTTTACCGAAGGTGTGGGAAGACAATATATCGGAGAAATTGGCAAGACAGATAATGGAATAGTGGTGGTAACAACTCATTTATATGATGGGAGAAAAAGCCTACCATTAGATATAGAGTTATATCAACACGCTGATTCATTACCCGAAGGAAAACAAGACCCTCTATTTGAGAAAAAAACAGAGATAGCAATTAAGTTAATAGACCAAACAAGAGAGCGAGGATATCAACCAGGAATAGTGATTGTAGATGCCGGATATGGTAACAATACATCATTCCTATTAGAACTAGAAAATCGCAAATTAAAGTATTTAGGAGGAATAGCCAAAAATCGGAAAGTCACAATTAGTGAGCAAGAGAATAATCAACGAACAATTAGGATAGATGAGTTAGCAAAGTCTATACCCCAAGAGGCTTTTAGCGAAACTCAACTCAATTTAGATAAACCTAGAAAAGTATGGGTAGCAACTTTTGAAGTAGAGATATCACGTCTGGAAGGTAAACGAAGTATAGCTATCGTCATGAATGCTGCTACTTTTTCTGATGCCACAGATATCGACTACTTTATTACCAATGTTTCTACATCTGTTGTAACTTCAGAATGGATAGTAAACACCTATTCTCAACGCAATTGGGTAGAGGTCTTTTATAGAGAAGCCAAGGGTTTTTTAGGATTGAAAGAATATCAAGTCCGAGATAAAACCAGTCTCATGCGACATTTTATCTTGGTATTTTGTGCCTATACTTTTGTCCTTTGGCATCAGTTGACTGGTGGTTTTAGACGTAGGTGGGCAACTAAACCGTTGAACACTTTTACTGAGGCTTTAGAAGCCTTTAGAACTGCTATTTCTTTCCGATTTATTGAGTGGTTGACTGTTAATCGTGACGTATTTGCCGCTCATAAAGCCAGTTTCGGCTTTATTTGGGCTTGA
- a CDS encoding two-component system response regulator — protein MNYQRLNPDKKDILIIDDIADNLRVLSSLLTKSGYNVRKALNWQMALTACQTVLPDLILLDIMMPEVDGYEACQRLKAWSLTADIPVIFISALDDVFDKVKAFRVGGVDYITKPFEFEEVLVRVQNQMALRAAQLEVLSLNAELEQRVKKRTYELEKALQNLQAEMTYRQQLQSELFHLALHDSLTGLPNRVLFMRRLEKALNFAKQEPSYQFAVLFLDCDRFKVVNDSLGHLVGDELLIAIARRLQVCLAPFDTLVRLGGDEFGILLENLTDINSAIQVAKNILQQLSFTFKLSRYEVFISASIGINWGDKNYEQSEYLLRDADTAMYRAKALGRARYHIFDPAMYQEAIQLLEMENDLRRAIERQEFLIYYQPIISLTTGMIAGFEALVRWQHPVRGLIDPIDFIPIAEETGLINDINIWVLQSACQQLRTWQNHPTIPKNLTISINLTARLLSHPNLISQVDQIIYETNIKSASLQLEITESVIMENTEAVKRMLQQMKEREIKLVIDDFGTGYSSLSYLHRFSLHALKIDKSFVKRMQDNQEDMGLVPAMISIAKSMSMSVIAEGVETKEQLEELKSLNCEFAQGYLFSKPLEQELVVDLLASNPRW, from the coding sequence ATGAATTACCAGCGGTTAAACCCTGATAAAAAAGATATTTTGATTATTGACGACATAGCAGACAATCTAAGAGTGTTGTCTTCGCTGCTTACCAAGTCAGGATATAACGTTCGCAAAGCTTTAAACTGGCAAATGGCATTAACTGCTTGTCAAACAGTGTTACCGGATCTCATTTTACTTGACATTATGATGCCTGAGGTGGACGGTTATGAAGCTTGTCAGCGTTTAAAAGCTTGGAGTTTGACTGCGGATATTCCGGTGATTTTTATCAGTGCTTTAGATGATGTTTTCGACAAGGTAAAAGCTTTCAGAGTCGGAGGTGTAGATTATATTACCAAACCCTTTGAGTTTGAAGAAGTTCTGGTGCGTGTGCAGAATCAAATGGCATTGAGGGCGGCGCAATTAGAAGTATTAAGTCTCAATGCTGAACTAGAACAAAGGGTAAAAAAGCGGACGTATGAGTTAGAAAAAGCTCTACAAAATCTTCAAGCAGAAATGACTTATCGCCAACAACTGCAAAGCGAATTGTTTCATTTAGCGCTGCATGATTCTTTAACTGGTTTACCAAACCGAGTTTTGTTTATGAGGCGACTAGAAAAAGCTCTAAATTTTGCCAAGCAAGAACCCAGTTATCAATTTGCTGTATTATTTTTAGATTGCGATCGCTTTAAAGTTGTCAATGATTCTCTAGGACATCTTGTGGGAGACGAATTACTCATAGCCATAGCCCGCCGTCTGCAAGTGTGTTTAGCACCATTTGATACTTTGGTAAGATTAGGTGGTGATGAATTTGGCATTCTCTTAGAAAATCTGACAGATATAAATTCTGCAATCCAAGTTGCTAAGAATATTTTGCAACAACTATCATTCACTTTTAAATTGTCTAGATATGAAGTATTTATAAGTGCCAGTATCGGCATTAACTGGGGTGATAAAAACTATGAGCAATCAGAGTATTTACTACGTGATGCTGATACAGCAATGTATCGTGCTAAAGCTTTAGGCAGAGCTAGATATCATATCTTTGACCCAGCAATGTATCAAGAAGCAATCCAGCTTTTAGAGATGGAAAATGACTTGCGTAGAGCTATCGAACGTCAAGAATTTCTCATTTACTATCAGCCAATTATTTCTCTGACTACAGGTATGATTGCTGGATTTGAAGCACTTGTACGCTGGCAACATCCGGTTCGTGGTCTTATTGATCCCATAGATTTTATTCCTATAGCAGAAGAAACAGGTTTAATTAATGATATTAATATTTGGGTATTACAGTCGGCTTGTCAGCAACTACGAACTTGGCAAAATCACCCAACAATACCAAAAAACCTGACAATTAGTATTAATTTAACTGCGCGGTTGTTATCACATCCTAATTTAATATCACAAGTTGATCAAATTATTTATGAAACTAATATAAAATCTGCTAGTTTACAATTGGAGATTACAGAAAGTGTAATCATGGAAAACACCGAAGCAGTAAAAAGAATGCTTCAACAAATGAAGGAACGAGAAATTAAGTTAGTTATAGATGATTTTGGTACAGGATACTCATCTTTAAGTTATCTGCACAGATTCTCATTACATGCACTCAAAATTGATAAATCATTCGTCAAACGTATGCAGGATAATCAAGAAGATATGGGACTAGTACCTGCTATGATTAGTATTGCTAAATCAATGAGTATGTCTGTGATCGCCGAAGGAGTTGAAACCAAAGAACAGTTAGAAGAATTGAAAAGCTTAAATTGTGAATTTGCTCAAGGTTATCTGTTTTCTAAACCTCTAGAACAAGAATTAGTTGTTGATTTGCTTGCCTCAAACCCTCGTTGGTAA
- a CDS encoding hybrid sensor histidine kinase/response regulator: MHLNLTQHSKGNILVVDDTPDNLRLLSAMLTAQGFEVRKALNGKIALTACQIVLPDLILLDINMPGMDGYQVCQQLKADAQTCDVPVIFISALDDVLDKVKAFDVGGVDYITKPFHVAEVVSRIETQINLRSLQIKLQEKNFLLQEALDNLKMSQVKQIQNEKMVALGQLVAGIAHEVNNPISFIYGNLQYASQYVQDIINIIETYRQEYPQPNLKIQTIVNDIDLNFVINDLQELVGAMYRGADRIREIVLALQNFSRHDEAQMKAVNIHEGIESTLVMLQHRLKKTANRPAIAVIKEYANLPLVTCYASELNQVFMHLLNNAIDSLEESVIKNRQLLTTDYGLLTKPQIRISTKVIDLQTVKIAIADNGVGIDESLKSCLFDPFFTTKPVGQGSGLGLSISHQIVVQKHQGEITYSSSPGQGAEFAIAIPIKPAA, from the coding sequence ATGCATTTAAACCTAACTCAACATTCCAAAGGAAATATATTAGTAGTTGACGATACGCCAGATAATTTGCGATTACTATCAGCAATGTTGACTGCCCAAGGTTTTGAAGTTCGTAAAGCCTTAAACGGAAAAATAGCTTTAACTGCTTGCCAAATAGTTTTACCAGACTTAATTTTATTAGATATTAACATGCCAGGGATGGATGGCTATCAAGTTTGTCAACAACTAAAAGCTGATGCTCAAACTTGTGATGTACCAGTGATTTTTATTAGCGCTTTAGATGACGTTTTAGATAAAGTAAAAGCCTTTGATGTTGGTGGTGTAGATTATATTACTAAACCTTTTCATGTAGCAGAAGTTGTTTCACGTATTGAAACTCAAATTAATTTACGTTCACTGCAAATTAAACTTCAAGAAAAAAACTTTCTGTTACAAGAAGCTCTTGATAACTTAAAAATGTCCCAAGTTAAACAAATTCAAAATGAAAAAATGGTGGCATTAGGGCAGTTAGTCGCAGGTATTGCTCATGAAGTTAATAATCCAATTAGTTTTATCTATGGTAATCTGCAATATGCCAGTCAATATGTACAAGATATAATTAATATTATTGAAACTTATCGACAAGAGTATCCACAACCAAATCTAAAGATTCAAACAATAGTTAATGATATAGATTTGAATTTTGTCATTAATGATTTACAAGAACTAGTAGGCGCGATGTATAGAGGAGCAGATCGGATTCGAGAAATCGTATTAGCACTGCAAAATTTCTCTAGACACGATGAAGCTCAAATGAAAGCAGTGAATATTCATGAAGGAATTGAAAGTACTTTGGTAATGCTACAGCATCGACTAAAGAAAACAGCAAATCGTCCAGCCATTGCCGTCATCAAAGAATATGCTAATTTGCCCTTAGTTACTTGTTATGCAAGTGAATTGAACCAAGTATTTATGCATTTATTGAATAATGCAATTGATTCTTTAGAAGAATCTGTAATCAAAAATCGTCAATTATTAACTACGGATTATGGACTTTTGACGAAACCGCAGATTCGGATTAGCACAAAGGTAATAGATTTGCAGACTGTGAAGATAGCGATCGCAGATAATGGTGTTGGTATAGATGAATCCTTAAAATCTTGTCTGTTTGATCCTTTCTTTACCACAAAACCAGTAGGACAAGGTAGTGGACTAGGATTGTCGATTAGTCACCAAATTGTAGTACAGAAACATCAAGGGGAGATTACCTACTCCTCATCTCCAGGACAAGGTGCAGAGTTTGCGATCGCCATTCCTATTAAACCAGCTGCGTAG
- the ldpA gene encoding circadian clock protein LdpA: MTDLFFPLQSLKEGHWFKLICGASYQHLPTVRSLTLAYTLAGADCIDVAADPAVMAAAQEALEVAKYLFKDAQKRGFHCQENPPFLMVSLNDGEDPHFRKAEFNSTECPTDCPRPCEQICPAQAIVFNRIKDNFSGVEHQKCYGCGRCLPVCPNDIINTKSYMSTPDAIAPLVMSTAVDAVEIHTKVGHWAEFQRLWQTVSPWVGQLKVLAISCPDDEGIIDYLQAIYNLVTPLRSALIWQTDGRPMSGDIGDGTTSAAVKLGQKVLTAKLPGYVQLAGGTNSYTVAKLRAMGLLKRAGEAALRLTSTSLSTRRSVTGEAGEAGEEEELSPQLPAPCPPASVAGVAYGSYARVLLSPILEKLENQEVSNTSIKATIRLEENDILLWQAVGLAHSLVSQLKSQQER; encoded by the coding sequence GTGACTGATCTGTTTTTTCCTTTACAATCCCTAAAAGAAGGTCACTGGTTCAAGCTGATCTGCGGAGCCAGCTACCAACATTTACCTACAGTCAGAAGTTTAACATTAGCCTATACTTTGGCGGGCGCTGACTGTATAGATGTCGCAGCTGATCCAGCCGTCATGGCAGCAGCCCAAGAAGCGTTAGAAGTGGCCAAGTATCTATTTAAGGATGCCCAAAAGCGAGGCTTTCACTGCCAAGAAAACCCTCCCTTTTTAATGGTCAGCTTGAACGATGGAGAAGACCCCCATTTTCGCAAAGCAGAGTTTAATTCTACTGAGTGTCCCACAGACTGCCCTAGACCCTGTGAACAAATTTGTCCGGCACAAGCAATTGTATTTAACCGTATAAAAGACAACTTTTCGGGAGTTGAACACCAAAAATGCTACGGCTGCGGTCGTTGTCTACCTGTTTGCCCAAACGATATAATTAATACAAAATCATACATGTCAACACCGGATGCGATCGCGCCATTGGTAATGTCAACAGCAGTAGATGCCGTAGAAATTCATACAAAAGTAGGACATTGGGCAGAATTTCAGCGACTGTGGCAAACAGTTTCACCGTGGGTCGGTCAATTGAAAGTATTAGCCATCAGTTGCCCTGATGACGAGGGCATAATTGACTACCTCCAGGCAATTTATAACTTAGTTACTCCCTTGCGTAGTGCTTTAATTTGGCAAACCGATGGTCGCCCAATGAGTGGTGACATCGGAGATGGCACTACCTCAGCAGCGGTGAAATTAGGACAAAAAGTTTTGACAGCTAAGTTACCGGGATATGTGCAGTTAGCAGGTGGTACTAATAGCTACACCGTTGCTAAGTTGAGGGCAATGGGGCTGCTGAAGAGAGCAGGGGAAGCAGCACTTCGGCTTACTTCGACTTCGCTCAGTACAAGACGCTCAGTGACCGGGGAAGCAGGGGAAGCAGGGGAGGAAGAAGAACTTTCCCCCCAGCTCCCAGCTCCCTGCCCCCCCGCCTCCGTCGCTGGGGTCGCTTATGGTAGCTACGCTCGTGTACTGCTGTCACCAATTCTCGAAAAGTTAGAGAATCAGGAGGTAAGTAATACTAGTATTAAGGCGACTATCCGCCTAGAAGAAAACGATATACTACTCTGGCAAGCTGTAGGACTTGCCCATT